A stretch of the Strigops habroptila isolate Jane chromosome 15, bStrHab1.2.pri, whole genome shotgun sequence genome encodes the following:
- the CACFD1 gene encoding calcium channel flower homolog, translating to MSSQDEQFQAAAPEPGAPCADDGMTWWYRWLCRMAGVAGGLSCAFAGLWSCVTINPLNIAAGVWMMLNAFVLFLCEAPFCCQFIEFANAVSARADKLRPWQKAAFYCGMAVFPVVLSLTLTTLFGNAIAFATGVLYGLSALGKKGDAISYARIHQQQKQMDEEKLTGALEGQAL from the exons ATGAGCTCCCAGGATGAGCAGTTCCAGGCGGCAGCCCCTGAGCCAGGGGCTCCCTGCGCCGATGACGGCATGACCTGGTGGTACAGGTGGCTCTGCAGGATGGCCGGGGTCGCCGGGGGCCTGT ccTGTGCCTTCGCTGGTCTCTGGAGCTGTGTCACCATCAACCCACTGAACATCGCAGCTGGCGTGTGGATGAT GCTCAACGCCTTTGTCCTGTTCCTGTGTGAAGCCCCCTTCTGCTGCCAGTTTATCGAGTTTGCAAACGCCGTCTCTGCAAGGGCAGACAAGCTGCGGCCCTggcagaaagctgctttctacTGCGG GATGGCTGTGTTCCCTGTCGTGCTCAGCCTGACGCTCACCACGCTCTTTGGAAATGCCATTGCATTTGCCACTGGGGTTCTTTATGGCCTGTCGGCGCTCGGCAAAAA GGGAGATGCCATTTCCTACGCTCGGAttcaccagcagcagaagcagatggaTGAAGAGAAGCTCACAGGGGCCCTGGAGGGACAGGCTCTCTGA
- the SLC2A6 gene encoding solute carrier family 2, facilitated glucose transporter member 6 — MEPSAREPLIRRMSFSYRTFPESTGKRLDREYLQSLHNKRLYLAVFAAVLGNFSFGFALVYPSPVIPALEAHHSPALRLDQNTASWFGSVFMLGAAAGGLSAMLLNDLLGRKLSIMFSALPSAVGYALMAGAQGIGTLLLGRVLTGYAGGVTSASIPVYISEISHPGVRGMLGACPQVMAVLGSLVLYALGLVLDWRWLAIAGEVPVLAMSILLCFMPNSPRFLLSQGKEDEALGSLCWLRGKDKDYTQEYEQIKDSVRKQSRRVSCAEIKDPFIYKPILIAGGMRFLQQLSGVTCILVYLQSIFKKTSVILKPEYDAALVGLVRLFSVAIAAVSMDKAGRKILLFVSAGVMLVSNLTMGLYIHFVPASQNGTIANKTLVTSANPFAELTNCITLIPLLATMFFIMGYAMGWGPITWLLMSEILPLKARGVASGLCVIVSWLTAFALTQSFLLAVNTFGLEVPFLFFAVICAGNILFTGCCVPETKGRSLEQIEAFFRTGRRSFMR, encoded by the exons ATGGAGCCGAGCGCACGTGAGCCCCTCATCAGGAGGATGAGCTTCTCATACCGGACCTTCCCCGAGAGCACTGGCAAGAGGCTTGACAGGGAATACCTGCA GAGCCTCCACAACAAGCGGCTCTACCTGGCTGTGTTTGCCGCTGTTCTGGGGAACTTCAGCTTTGGCTTTGCCCTGGTTTACCCCTCACCCGTCATCCCTGCCCTGGAAGCTCACCACAGCCCCGCTCTGAGGCTGGACCAGAACACAGCATCCTGGTTTGGG TCGGTGTTCATGCtgggggcggcggcgggggggctCAGCGCCATGCTCCTCAACGACCTCCTGGGCCGCAAACTGAGCATTATGTTCTCGGCACTGCCCTCCGCCGTGGGATACGCGCTGATGGCCGGTGCCCAGGGGATCGGGACGCTGCTGCTGGGCCGTGTGCTCACAGGCTATGCCGGCGGCGTGACGTCCGCCTCCATCCCG GTGTACATCTCAGAGATCTCCCATCCCGGGGTCAGAGGCATGCTGGGCGCATGTCCTCAGGtgatggcagtgctgggctccctCGTCCTGTACGCGTTGG ggctggtgctggacTGGCGCTGGCTGGCCATCGCTGGGGAGGTGCCCGTGCTTGCGatgagcatcctgctctgcttcATGCCCAACTCGCCCCGGTTCCTGCTCTCCCAGGGCAAGGAGGACGAGGCGTTGGGGTCGCTGTGCTGGCTGCGGGGCAAGGACAAGGACTACACCCAGGAGTACGAGCAGATCAAGGACAGCGTGAGGAAGCAG AGCCGGCGTGTTTCCTGCGCTGAGATCAAGGACCCCTTCATTTACAAGCCCATCCTGATCGCAGGGGGGATGAggttcctgcagcagctctcgGGTGTCACTTGCATCCTTGTGTACCTGCAGTCAATATTCAAGAAAACTTCTGTCATTCTG AAACCAGAGTACGATGCAGCTCTTGTCGGATTGGTACGCCTGTTCTCAGTGGCGATCGCTGCTGTGTCAATGGATAAAGCTGGGAGGAAGATTCTTCTTTTTGTATCAG CTGGTGTCATGTTGGTCTCCAACCTGACCATGGGGCTCTACATCCACTTCGTGCCAGCTTCTCAGAATGGCACCATTGCCAACAAGACCCTGGTGACCTCTGCCAACCCTTTTGCTGAACTGACAAACTGCATCACCCTCATCCCCCTTCTGGCAACCATGTTCTTCATAATGG gtTATGCCATGGGCTGGGGCCCCATTACTTGGCTGCTCATGTCGGAGATCCTCCCTCTGAAAGCCCGTGGGGTGGCCTCGGGCCTCTGTGTCATCGTGAGCTGGCTGACAGCCTTCGCCCTGACGCAGTCCTTCCTCCTGGCCGTG AACACCTTCGGCCTTGAGGTGCCATTCCTGTTCTTTGCTGTCATCTGTGCCGGGAACATCTTATTCACAGGCTGCTGTGTTCCAGAAACCAAAGGCAGGTCCCTGGAACAGATCGAGGCCTTCTTCAGGACTGGCCGGAGGTCATTCATGAGGTAG